From one Halosimplex rubrum genomic stretch:
- a CDS encoding DNA-directed RNA polymerase subunit H — protein MVDVSQHELVPDHTALDGDEIEGVLEEYNIKKTDLPKIKRTDPAIRDLEADVEAGDVVKVTRDSRTTDRAVVYRLVVE, from the coding sequence ATGGTAGACGTAAGCCAACACGAACTCGTCCCCGACCACACGGCCCTCGACGGCGATGAGATCGAGGGCGTACTCGAGGAGTACAACATCAAGAAAACCGACCTGCCGAAGATCAAGCGCACCGACCCCGCGATCCGCGACCTCGAAGCGGACGTCGAGGCCGGCGACGTGGTCAAGGTGACACGGGACTCGCGAACGACCGACCGGGCAGTCGTATACCGACTCGTCGTAGAATAA
- a CDS encoding DNA-directed RNA polymerase subunit B'', producing MNIQDRREISREYFSRERLAEHHFRSFNAFLNRGMQEVVDEKATIETDIGDKEGEEPVYVELGDVRVVTPRVREADGSEELLYPQEARLRNITYAAPVFMEMAIIKGGEEEEERVVDQTETKIGRMPVMVGSDKCNIAGFTREELIDIGEDPADPGGYFIVNGSERVLMTSEDLAPNKILAETDTKYGDTIEVAKTFSQRRGYRALVLVERTRDGLLEVSFPSVSGSINFVTLIRALGLESDEEIVHRVSEDPEIVKFMLENLEAAEVQTTEEAIEELGKRVASGQGKNYQLKRANYVIDRYLLPHLHEDGVEEEDVRINKAYYLCRMAEACFELALDRRDADDKDHYANKRLKVSGDLMKDLFRTALNKLARDVKYQLERANMRNRQLSVSTVVRSDVLTERLEHPIATGNWVGGRSGVSQLVDRTDYMGVLSHLRRLRSPLSRSQPHFEARDLHATQWGRICPSETPEGPNCGLVKNFAQAMELSQNVEDEQGLKQELAAMGVSGIPGIESIDQQPADD from the coding sequence ATGAACATTCAGGACAGACGCGAGATATCGCGTGAGTATTTCTCGAGGGAACGGCTCGCAGAACACCACTTCCGCTCGTTCAACGCGTTCCTCAACCGGGGGATGCAGGAGGTCGTCGACGAGAAGGCGACCATCGAGACGGACATCGGCGACAAGGAGGGCGAGGAGCCCGTCTACGTCGAACTCGGCGACGTTCGGGTGGTCACCCCGCGCGTCCGGGAGGCGGACGGCTCCGAGGAGCTGCTCTACCCCCAGGAGGCCCGGCTCCGGAACATCACCTACGCCGCGCCCGTCTTCATGGAGATGGCGATCATCAAGGGCGGCGAGGAAGAAGAGGAGCGGGTCGTCGACCAGACCGAGACCAAGATCGGCCGCATGCCGGTCATGGTCGGCTCCGACAAGTGTAACATCGCCGGGTTCACGCGCGAGGAGCTGATCGACATCGGCGAGGACCCCGCCGACCCCGGCGGCTACTTCATCGTCAACGGCTCCGAGCGGGTGTTGATGACCAGCGAGGACCTCGCACCGAACAAGATCCTCGCCGAGACCGACACGAAGTACGGCGACACCATCGAGGTCGCCAAGACCTTCTCCCAGCGCCGGGGTTACCGCGCGCTGGTGCTCGTCGAGCGGACCCGCGACGGGCTGCTCGAAGTGTCGTTCCCGTCGGTGTCGGGGAGCATCAACTTCGTGACGCTGATCCGAGCGCTCGGGTTGGAATCGGACGAGGAGATCGTCCACCGCGTCTCCGAGGACCCGGAGATCGTGAAGTTCATGCTCGAGAACCTGGAGGCCGCCGAGGTCCAGACGACCGAGGAAGCCATCGAGGAACTCGGCAAGCGCGTCGCCTCCGGCCAGGGCAAGAACTACCAGCTCAAGCGCGCCAACTACGTCATCGACCGCTATCTCCTCCCGCACCTCCACGAGGACGGCGTCGAGGAGGAGGACGTGCGCATCAACAAGGCGTACTACCTCTGCCGGATGGCCGAGGCGTGTTTCGAACTCGCCCTCGACCGCCGGGACGCCGACGACAAGGACCACTACGCCAACAAGCGCCTGAAGGTCAGCGGCGACCTGATGAAGGACCTGTTCCGGACGGCGCTGAACAAGCTCGCCCGGGACGTGAAGTACCAGCTCGAACGCGCGAACATGCGCAACCGCCAGCTCTCCGTCTCGACGGTCGTTCGGTCGGACGTGCTGACCGAGCGCCTCGAGCACCCGATCGCGACGGGCAACTGGGTCGGCGGCCGCTCCGGCGTGAGCCAGCTGGTCGACCGGACCGACTACATGGGCGTGCTGTCGCACCTGCGGCGGCTTCGCTCGCCGCTCTCGCGCTCGCAACCGCACTTCGAGGCGCGGGACCTGCACGCGACCCAGTGGGGTCGCATCTGTCCCTCGGAGACGCCCGAGGGACCCAACTGTGGCCTGGTGAAGAACTTCGCGCAGGCGATGGAGCTCTCCCAGAACGTCGAGGACGAACAGGGACTGAAACAGGAACTGGCGGCGATGGGCGTCTCGGGCATCCCGGGCATCGAGTCCATCGACCAGCAGCCAGCGGACGACTAA